The Vibrio tubiashii genome includes a window with the following:
- a CDS encoding cupin domain-containing protein produces MLNMNFAERVVIDTQSMPWIASPAQGVWRKPLEREEAESGHTTSIVRYEAGSQFKTHPHPMGEEIFVLEGVFSDENGDYPAGTYLRNPPGSSHAPFSDKGCVILVKLNQFDARDSATVRVNTNTQQWLAGIGGLEVMPLHDFEHEHVALVKWPAGERFQPHKHFGGEEILVLSGKFSDEHGQYPQGCWIRSPHMSEHFPYVEQETVILVKTGHLPLVV; encoded by the coding sequence ATGCTCAATATGAATTTTGCTGAGCGAGTCGTGATTGATACTCAGTCTATGCCTTGGATCGCCAGCCCTGCCCAAGGTGTTTGGCGTAAACCACTCGAACGTGAGGAAGCAGAATCAGGTCATACGACAAGTATTGTGCGCTATGAAGCAGGTTCTCAGTTTAAAACCCACCCTCACCCAATGGGTGAAGAGATCTTTGTATTAGAGGGGGTGTTCTCCGATGAAAATGGCGATTACCCAGCAGGAACTTATTTACGTAATCCTCCGGGCAGTAGCCACGCTCCATTTAGCGACAAAGGCTGCGTTATCTTAGTCAAGCTAAATCAATTTGATGCACGCGATAGTGCGACAGTACGAGTCAATACAAACACACAGCAATGGCTTGCGGGGATTGGTGGGCTTGAAGTGATGCCCCTGCATGACTTTGAGCATGAGCATGTTGCCTTAGTTAAATGGCCAGCCGGAGAAAGGTTTCAACCACATAAGCATTTTGGTGGCGAAGAAATCCTTGTTCTCAGTGGCAAATTCTCCGATGAACACGGGCAATATCCACAAGGTTGCTGGATACGCAGCCCGCATATGAGTGAGCACTTTCCTTATGTCGAACAAGAAACCGTGATCCTAGTGAAGACAGGCCATTTGCCACTAGTCGTTTAA
- a CDS encoding winged helix-turn-helix transcriptional regulator: protein MNNKEKKFPRKVAPQSSARMVETIYGCKWSLTVYQLLAAGINRPGEMVRSVEGLSTKVLNQCLKRNVEFGILDKVVYNELPPRVEYQVTDFGEKFLAVLEQLEALQQEIDRDIER from the coding sequence ATGAATAACAAAGAAAAAAAATTTCCGAGGAAAGTCGCTCCTCAAAGCAGTGCACGGATGGTCGAAACCATCTATGGCTGCAAATGGTCACTAACGGTTTATCAATTGCTTGCTGCAGGCATCAATCGTCCTGGAGAGATGGTACGTAGTGTTGAAGGGCTGTCGACTAAGGTGCTAAACCAATGTCTAAAGCGTAATGTCGAGTTCGGTATTCTAGATAAAGTGGTTTACAACGAGTTGCCGCCAAGGGTGGAATATCAGGTGACGGATTTTGGGGAGAAGTTTCTCGCCGTACTTGAGCAACTTGAAGCGCTTCAGCAAGAAATTGACCGTGATATAGAGCGCTAA
- a CDS encoding LysR family transcriptional regulator produces the protein MNSIFGNMDDLYLFCSVVEEGSLLSASKKLQLPVSTMSRRLSALEQRLNTRLLEKKGRELVATQSGSEAFELLRSGMESVESGFGQMLSDTQEVSGKIKLAIPHNFYRAFVGEVVEQFLVDYPKVSLDLVLSQEQAVPQTDRDLLITFDLAEMNDMIARPLFKARHAFFASPEYLTKVGEVNDLASLSQLDWVSVDHALDISVYEQEHLVDVMSVKPKLIVNDILAVCGAVEKGLGVASLPFRHVHKGMNLVRVLPQYQRSVRQAYLVYKQRRYQPKALSLLVERLMAGVEKMQEPTDFTL, from the coding sequence ATGAATTCCATATTTGGAAACATGGATGATCTCTATTTGTTTTGTAGTGTGGTGGAAGAAGGGTCTTTGCTGTCGGCTTCTAAAAAGCTTCAGCTTCCTGTTTCGACCATGTCACGCCGCTTATCTGCGCTTGAACAGCGCCTCAATACGCGATTATTGGAAAAGAAGGGCAGAGAGCTAGTTGCAACACAAAGTGGCTCAGAAGCCTTTGAGTTGCTTAGGAGTGGCATGGAATCGGTCGAATCTGGCTTCGGACAAATGCTTTCTGATACACAAGAAGTATCGGGTAAGATAAAGCTCGCTATTCCACACAACTTTTATCGAGCCTTTGTGGGGGAGGTGGTCGAGCAGTTTTTGGTTGATTATCCCAAAGTATCGCTCGACTTGGTGCTTAGCCAAGAGCAAGCAGTACCGCAGACTGACCGAGATTTGTTGATCACCTTCGATTTGGCAGAGATGAATGACATGATCGCCAGACCTTTATTTAAAGCTCGCCATGCCTTTTTTGCCAGTCCTGAGTACTTAACCAAAGTGGGGGAGGTTAACGATCTTGCCTCTTTGAGTCAGCTTGACTGGGTCAGCGTTGATCATGCTTTAGATATTTCCGTGTATGAGCAAGAGCATCTGGTTGATGTGATGAGCGTGAAACCTAAGCTGATCGTGAATGATATTTTGGCTGTATGTGGCGCGGTAGAGAAAGGTTTGGGCGTGGCATCGTTGCCTTTCAGACATGTGCATAAAGGGATGAACTTAGTTAGGGTATTGCCTCAGTATCAACGCAGTGTTAGACAAGCCTACTTGGTTTATAAGCAAAGGCGCTATCAACCTAAGGCGCTGAGTTTGTTGGTAGAGAGGTTAATGGCTGGCGTAGAGAAGATGCAAGAACCAACGGATTTTACACTGTAA
- a CDS encoding glucose 1-dehydrogenase, whose translation MDKVVIVTGAGRGIGAETAKLLANQGYAVAVNYLKNHQRADEVVEQIVSTGGEAFAIQADVSDQAQVEAMFAQVTQRYGTVTHLVNNAGILFTQSTLSDIDLERFKKVMDANVISCFLCCKAFINQLDSNGSIVNVSSAASRTGAPFEYVDYAASKGAMDSLTKGLSLELASRNIRVNGVRPGCIYTEMHADGGEPGRVDRLGPQLPLGRGGTALEVANSIAWLLSDEASFVTGSFIDIAGGR comes from the coding sequence ATGGATAAAGTGGTTATTGTAACGGGAGCGGGTAGGGGAATTGGCGCTGAAACCGCAAAACTTCTTGCCAACCAAGGCTATGCTGTTGCGGTCAATTATCTTAAAAACCACCAGCGTGCTGATGAAGTGGTAGAGCAGATTGTTTCTACAGGTGGAGAGGCATTCGCGATTCAGGCTGATGTTTCAGACCAAGCGCAAGTTGAAGCTATGTTTGCCCAAGTTACCCAGCGCTATGGCACAGTCACTCATTTGGTGAACAATGCAGGTATTCTGTTTACTCAATCAACCTTGAGTGATATTGACCTAGAACGATTCAAGAAGGTAATGGACGCCAATGTCATAAGCTGCTTTTTGTGCTGTAAGGCGTTTATCAATCAGCTTGATAGTAATGGCTCTATCGTTAACGTCTCTTCTGCCGCATCAAGAACAGGAGCGCCATTTGAATATGTAGACTACGCAGCCTCTAAAGGCGCGATGGACTCGTTAACCAAAGGACTGTCACTTGAGCTTGCGTCACGTAATATACGTGTCAATGGTGTCAGACCAGGCTGTATTTACACAGAAATGCACGCCGATGGGGGTGAGCCAGGACGAGTAGATAGGCTTGGGCCACAACTTCCACTAGGCCGTGGAGGAACGGCATTAGAAGTGGCGAACTCTATTGCTTGGCTACTGTCTGACGAGGCGTCGTTCGTGACAGGCTCTTTTATCGATATAGCGGGTGGTCGATGA
- a CDS encoding DUF2798 domain-containing protein translates to MSRKHFWISALLSSLTMAIIMSGLISGYKLGFSHEWPAIWLDSFLLAWPAALTLNLTVLPQIRKLSNWLAGASAVSQA, encoded by the coding sequence ATGAGCCGCAAACATTTTTGGATTTCCGCCCTGCTTTCGTCTTTGACCATGGCCATCATTATGTCGGGATTAATTTCTGGCTATAAATTGGGTTTTAGTCACGAGTGGCCAGCAATTTGGCTAGATAGCTTTCTTCTGGCATGGCCAGCAGCGCTAACACTTAACCTGACTGTCTTACCGCAAATTAGAAAGTTGTCTAACTGGTTAGCAGGTGCGAGCGCTGTCTCGCAAGCTTAA